DNA sequence from the Alteribacter lacisalsi genome:
CTGATTCATCTGTGCAAACTCACGAGTATCGGTAAACCCTTCTTCTATCCGTTCGCCCCGCTGGACGGCAAAGGACTTCTGAATCGGTTTATCAGACTGCCGCACACGGTTCACCTTGATAAAAAGCAGAATCAGAGTCAGAAGTCATCGGGTAGCAGCAAATCTCAGTAGGATCACCGGAAAAACAGCTAAAAGGGAGCGTCCCTATGAACGTTAAAATGAAAATTTCAAACCCGCAGTTGTTTTTCTTTATTGTCCAGACCCAGATCGGGGTGGGCATACTGTCACTGTCATTCAGCGTCTACCATGAAGCACAGTGGGACGGCTGGATCAGCGTGTTTGCGGCAGGTATAGTAATCCAGATCGTCATCCTGTTACTCTATGCTCTTACATCACGCTACCCGGAACATATTTTTTTTCACGCTGTCCAGTTGATTGCCGGACGATTGGCAGGCAATCTGATAACTGTTGCCTATTCATTGTATTTTCTCAGTGTAGCAATCCTGATCCTCATCGTTTACAAGCACATTATCATAACGTGGCTGTTCCCCCACACACCCGGGTGGGTTATTCAGCTGCTGCTCGTGACATGCGCCTGGTATTTATGCCGTGAAAAACTTCACATCATCGTCCGATTCTATGTTTTTGTAAGCGTGTTTTTTCTTCTCGTTGTTGGTGCTCTGGTCTTTGCCATACCCGATCTGAATCCATTGTATATCCTTCCCATCGGTCATAGCGGGATTGGTTCCATATTTAAAGGGATCTTTGCGGCGACGCAGGCGATGCTCGGTTTCGGCGTTTTTATCTACATTGTTCCGTATGTAGAAACGAAAAAGAAGACCGACATCCTGAGAACAGCCACATTCGCCAATCTGTTTACTACCACCTTTTACGGACTTACGGTTCTGATTACAATGATGTTCTTTAGTCCTGCAGAACTGGCACTTGTACCAGAACCACTTCTATATATGTTTAAAACGTTTAGTACCCCGATTATTGACCGAATGGATCTGATTTTTCTCGCAATCTGGATTGTGAGCGTAACAAC
Encoded proteins:
- a CDS encoding GerAB/ArcD/ProY family transporter — protein: MNVKMKISNPQLFFFIVQTQIGVGILSLSFSVYHEAQWDGWISVFAAGIVIQIVILLLYALTSRYPEHIFFHAVQLIAGRLAGNLITVAYSLYFLSVAILILIVYKHIIITWLFPHTPGWVIQLLLVTCAWYLCREKLHIIVRFYVFVSVFFLLVVGALVFAIPDLNPLYILPIGHSGIGSIFKGIFAATQAMLGFGVFIYIVPYVETKKKTDILRTATFANLFTTTFYGLTVLITMMFFSPAELALVPEPLLYMFKTFSTPIIDRMDLIFLAIWIVSVTTSLMTYVYLASLSGVYLLKGVTRKKLTLWVAGTVFVISMGPTNELTITKYAEGIDNFSIIMVLLIPLMLYIISLIRGKPSKGGTKHETARSS